One Triticum dicoccoides isolate Atlit2015 ecotype Zavitan chromosome 5B, WEW_v2.0, whole genome shotgun sequence genomic window carries:
- the LOC119312693 gene encoding electron transfer flavoprotein subunit alpha, mitochondrial-like: MAAALVAGAALRRGRAGAAEMTLRRLVSTLVVAEHEGGLVKPSSLSALAAAEAIAKENKVSLLLGGSGPTLHKAAEHAASSHPLVNEVLVADSNVFAHPLAEPWAELLRSVQQKGGYSHVIASSTSFGKNLLPRAAALLDVSPVTDVTAISEPGVFVRPIYAGNALCTVRYTGESPCMMSIRSTSFSPATESMSETKVAPITQVDLSFLSEGSSRKSSWVNLTSQDTERPDLANARVVVTGGRGLKSAENFKLLEQLAEKLGAAVGATRAAVDAGYVPNELQVGQTGKIVAPELYIAFGVSGAIQHLAGMRDSKYIVAVNKDADAPIFQVADYGIVGDLFQVLEELLEKIPDKK, translated from the exons ATGGCGGCGGCGTTGGTGGCGGGAGCAGCGCTCCGGCGGGGAAGAGCGGGCGCGGCCGAGATGACGCTGCGTAGGCTC GTGAGCACACTGGTCGTGGCGGAGCATGAAGGCGGGCTCGTGAAGCCCTCGTCTCTGAGCGCATTGGCGGCTGCCGAGGCCATTGCCAAAGAGAACAAGGTGTCTCTTCTCCTCGGCGGATCCGGACCGACGCTGCACAAGGCTGCTGAGCATGCTGCGTCTAGCCACCCATTGGTCAATGAG GTTCTTGTCGCAGATTCGAACGTATTTGCACATCCTTTAGCCGAGCCTTGGGCTGAGCTGCTCCGCTCCGTGCAGCAGAAAGGGGGATACTCTCATGTTATAGCCTCTTCGACATCGTTCGGGAAGAATTTGCTTCCGCGCGCCGCGGCTCTTCTAGATGTCTCCCCTGTCACGGACGTCACTGCAATCTCTGAGCCCGGGGTCTTTGTGAG GCCAATCTATGCTGGAAATGCACTCTGCACTGTACGATATACTGGGGAGTCTCCTTGTATGATGAGTATTAGATCAACTTCATTTTCTCCAGCTACCGAGTCTATGTCAGAAACTAAAGTTGCACCTATAACCCAGGTTGATCTCTCTTTCCTCAGTGAAG GAAGCTCAAGGAAATCTTCATGGGTGAATCTTACATCCCAAGATACAGAACGGCCAGATCTTGCAAATGCACGCGTGGTAGTCACTGGAGGCAGAGGTTTGAAGAGCGCCGAGAATTTCAAATTGTTGGAGCAGCTGGCAGAGAAACTTGGCGCCGCAG TGGGTGCGACCAGAGCTGCCGTAGATGCAGGATATGTGCCAAATGAACTTCAA GTTGGGCAGACCGGGAAGATTGTTGCGCCTGAGCTCTACATTGCTTTCGGAGTTTCAGGGGCGATACAACACTTGGCGGGGATGAGAGATTCCAAGTACATCGTGGCGGTCAACAAAGACGCGGACGCCCCAATCTTTCAG GTCGCAGATTACGGGATCGTAGGCGATCTGTTCCAGGTTCTCGAGGAGCTCCTGGAGAAGATCCCAGACAAGAAATAA